A stretch of Lutra lutra chromosome 9, mLutLut1.2, whole genome shotgun sequence DNA encodes these proteins:
- the WFDC2 gene encoding WAP four-disulfide core domain protein 2, with the protein MPACRPGPFAVVLLFGLLLLGLPRVPGGAAEKPGVCPQLQADPNCTQACLSDAQCAGNLKCCQAGCAAVCHLPNEKQGSCPKVNTDFPQLGLCQDQCQVDSQCPGLLKCCYNGCGKVSCVTPVF; encoded by the exons ATGCCCGCCTGCCGCCCGGGTCCCTTCGCCGTCGTCCTCCTCTTCGGCCTGCTGCTGCTCGGCCTCCCCCGGGTCCCAG GCGGAGCAGCGGAGAAGCCCGGCGTGTGCCCCCAGCTACAGGCCGACCCGAACTGCACGCAGGCGTGCCTCTCTGACGCCCAATGCGCCGGCAACCTCAAGTGCTGCCAGGCCGGCTGCGCCGCTGTCTGCCACCTGCCCAACG aaaAGCAGGGTTCCTGCCCCAAGGTGAACACTGACTTCCCCCAGCTCGGCCTTTGCCAGGACCAGTGCCAGGTGGACAGCCAGTGTCCTGGCCTGTTGAAATGCTGCTATAATGGTTGTGGGAAGGTGTCCTGTGTCACTCCTGTCTTCTGa